Proteins encoded within one genomic window of uncultured Flavobacterium sp.:
- a CDS encoding ATP-binding protein has protein sequence INIQNIYKINLYRILQEAILNINKYANAKNCDVKIEQQDTDSLKMSVVDDGQGFDINNIKTGIGLINMYERTESLGGHFHIKSKIGIGTKIEVTLNFLDSNLSKIVE, from the coding sequence ATCAATATTCAAAACATTTATAAAATAAATTTATATCGTATACTTCAGGAAGCTATTTTAAATATTAATAAATATGCAAATGCTAAAAATTGCGATGTCAAAATTGAGCAGCAAGATACAGATTCTTTAAAAATGTCTGTTGTTGATGATGGGCAGGGTTTTGATATTAATAATATAAAAACCGGTATTGGATTAATTAATATGTATGAAAGAACCGAATCTTTAGGCGGGCATTTTCATATTAAATCAAAAATAGGTATAGGAACAAAGATTGAAGTTACACTTAATTTTTTGGATTCTAATCTAAGCAAGATTGTTGAATGA